From the genome of Candidatus Hydrogenedentota bacterium, one region includes:
- a CDS encoding YciI family protein — translation MQFIYIVRAARLEMLTKGPTPAESRILDEHFAYLEELAKRGTAILVGRTTNNDERTFGLCVLETDSEATARELMNKDPAVWQNVMTAELFPFRVALKTGSPTGNR, via the coding sequence ATGCAATTCATCTACATCGTTCGTGCCGCTCGACTCGAAATGCTCACGAAGGGCCCTACTCCGGCGGAAAGCCGAATACTCGACGAGCACTTCGCCTATCTTGAAGAACTTGCCAAGCGCGGCACTGCGATCCTCGTGGGACGGACAACGAATAACGATGAACGCACGTTTGGGTTGTGCGTGCTTGAAACGGATTCCGAGGCGACCGCGCGCGAACTCATGAACAAAGACCCGGCCGTGTGGCAGAACGTGATGACGGCGGAGCTCTTTCCCTTTCGCGTGGCCTTGAAAACGG